A region from the uncultured Macellibacteroides sp. genome encodes:
- a CDS encoding beta-N-acetylglucosaminidase domain-containing protein: MKTLIYFIMLTLMFVTLKVNAQYASLQIFPTPQEITVSNQSFTPSYSYYITGLKSLDADAVALIKESLPVITSKKGLPIRVSKLKDKQSELQRSGAYRLIIQPQGIAIEIADDRSLFYAAQTIRQLIKRDDEGRILLNPCKIIDYPDVNFRGIVEGFYGKPWDFEDRMDLLRYFGKLKLNTYIYGPKDDPYHRSPSWREPYPSVEAKQIIDLVAEASRNKVDFVWAMNPGKDIKWNAEDSSAVLNKLEKMYSLGVRSFALFFDDIAGEGTRPEKQAGLLNYINKEFVQKKGDIKPLLLCPTEFNREASTAGPDAYLDILGNLLDPSILIMWTGDKVVGDITLDGIKWVNNRIKRNPFIWWNFPVSDYVRDHLLMGPAYGIDKNAENAMSGFVANPMDKSEASKVGIFGVAMYAWNLQEYDAYKSWEEACRLCMPEAPIAYLTFCSHNSDPGPNGHNYRREESVQIKPVAESFLNSFMNDKYLEIEASQLNALFSQIAVAPTMIYSQSPNKNLIKQINPWLRQFELLGNAGTAAMEMANAWTDKDEMASWQKYSTVTALLDSIHLIDRDFNQNEFQPGVKTGSLVIMPFIQQLYKQVGNELLAKHEDIYSTVGSTLYSNIEQLKTEPISERNNEIAIVPVFQPIKIKPGQYVGIKVAPNKEIETASFNLPLSSNGWRLFECSEDGVKWTTLQLNKEENEGESEIARLNPQIRYVRMRNNSNATQSFFLMNFSLQTKIIEKVKSELLPYDKDLKTYQLLTENNKLEVNCKGSNEILLFMSGVTGYVRVEALPAKGDKFIIYQGGADFVKLTSSLYADATKLYISSIHTQPIRIHEIVKK, encoded by the coding sequence ATGAAAACGCTCATCTATTTTATTATGCTTACCTTGATGTTTGTTACTCTCAAGGTAAATGCTCAGTATGCATCTTTGCAAATATTTCCTACTCCTCAGGAAATAACTGTATCGAATCAAAGTTTTACTCCTTCCTATTCATATTATATTACAGGGTTAAAATCGCTTGATGCCGATGCCGTGGCTTTAATAAAAGAATCTCTTCCGGTTATTACTTCAAAGAAAGGACTTCCAATCCGCGTTTCTAAGTTAAAAGACAAGCAATCCGAACTCCAACGTTCAGGTGCGTACAGACTAATAATTCAGCCTCAGGGAATAGCAATAGAAATAGCAGACGACAGGTCTTTGTTCTATGCCGCGCAGACAATAAGACAATTAATCAAACGAGATGATGAAGGGCGTATTCTACTTAATCCATGTAAAATTATAGATTATCCTGATGTGAACTTTCGCGGTATTGTTGAAGGTTTTTACGGGAAGCCATGGGATTTCGAAGATAGAATGGATTTGCTGCGTTATTTTGGAAAACTAAAACTGAACACATACATATATGGTCCTAAAGATGATCCTTACCATCGTTCTCCCTCCTGGCGTGAGCCTTATCCTTCGGTAGAAGCAAAACAAATTATTGATTTAGTAGCAGAAGCCTCACGAAATAAAGTGGATTTTGTATGGGCCATGAATCCAGGAAAAGATATTAAGTGGAATGCAGAGGATAGCAGTGCAGTATTAAATAAACTTGAAAAAATGTATTCTTTGGGAGTACGAAGCTTTGCCTTGTTCTTTGATGATATTGCCGGAGAAGGTACTCGTCCGGAAAAGCAGGCTGGACTACTTAATTATATAAACAAAGAGTTTGTTCAGAAAAAAGGAGATATCAAACCATTGCTTTTATGTCCAACGGAGTTTAATAGGGAAGCTTCAACTGCCGGTCCAGATGCTTATCTTGATATTTTGGGAAACCTTCTGGATCCATCCATTTTAATAATGTGGACAGGAGATAAGGTAGTTGGTGATATTACTCTCGATGGGATTAAATGGGTAAATAATCGAATTAAACGAAATCCTTTTATTTGGTGGAATTTCCCTGTAAGTGATTACGTACGCGATCATTTACTAATGGGGCCTGCTTATGGGATTGATAAGAACGCTGAAAATGCCATGAGTGGATTTGTAGCCAATCCAATGGATAAATCAGAAGCTTCAAAGGTTGGTATCTTTGGTGTTGCCATGTACGCATGGAATTTACAAGAATATGATGCATATAAATCATGGGAAGAAGCATGCAGATTGTGTATGCCGGAAGCTCCGATTGCTTATCTAACATTTTGTTCACATAACAGTGATCCAGGTCCGAACGGGCATAATTATCGCCGTGAAGAATCTGTTCAAATTAAGCCGGTTGCCGAATCGTTCTTAAACTCTTTCATGAATGATAAATATCTTGAGATTGAAGCTAGTCAGCTTAATGCCCTGTTTTCTCAGATTGCAGTCGCTCCTACGATGATATATAGCCAGTCTCCCAACAAAAATTTGATAAAACAAATCAATCCCTGGCTTCGTCAGTTCGAGCTTTTAGGTAATGCAGGAACTGCTGCCATGGAAATGGCAAATGCATGGACTGACAAAGACGAAATGGCTTCCTGGCAAAAATATTCGACTGTAACTGCTTTATTAGATAGTATTCATTTGATTGATCGCGATTTTAATCAAAATGAATTTCAACCTGGCGTAAAAACAGGATCTCTTGTTATAATGCCTTTTATTCAGCAACTATATAAACAAGTAGGAAATGAATTACTTGCAAAGCATGAAGATATTTATTCAACAGTTGGATCAACTTTGTATTCAAATATTGAGCAATTAAAAACAGAACCCATTTCTGAAAGAAATAATGAAATAGCGATTGTTCCTGTTTTTCAGCCCATAAAGATTAAACCGGGTCAATATGTTGGGATTAAAGTTGCTCCGAACAAAGAAATCGAAACCGCTTCATTCAATTTGCCTCTTTCTTCAAATGGATGGCGCCTGTTCGAATGTTCTGAAGACGGAGTAAAATGGACTACCTTGCAGTTGAATAAAGAAGAAAATGAAGGAGAAAGTGAAATTGCCAGGTTGAACCCTCAAATACGATATGTACGAATGCGAAATAATTCAAACGCAACCCAATCATTTTTTTTGATGAACTTTTCGCTTCAAACAAAAATAATTGAAAAAGTAAAATCGGAATTATTGCCATACGATAAAGATTTGAAAACTTATCAGTTGCTTACTGAAAATAATAAGTTAGAAGTCAATTGTAAAGGTTCCAATGAAATTTTACTCTTTATGTCTGGCGTTACCGGATATGTAAGAGTCGAAGCTTTGCCCGCCAAAGGAGACAAATTTATTATTTATCAGGGCGGTGCAGATTTTGTCAAGTTAACCAGTTCTCTCTATGCTGATGCTACTAAGCTTTACATTTCGTCCATTCATACTCAACCTATCAGGATACATGAAATTGTGAAAAAATAG
- a CDS encoding Dabb family protein, whose translation MVRHIVMFKLKEFATPAEKMAKMQAIKNGLESLIQIIDVLRSIRVDFNCNPDESWDLILTTELDTLEDVKTYALHPAHVAVAKELIGPFKSDRACVDYEY comes from the coding sequence ATGGTTAGGCATATTGTAATGTTTAAATTAAAGGAATTTGCAACTCCAGCCGAAAAAATGGCAAAGATGCAGGCTATTAAGAATGGATTGGAATCTCTGATTCAAATTATTGATGTATTACGTTCGATCCGGGTTGATTTTAACTGTAATCCTGATGAATCATGGGATTTAATTCTTACAACAGAGTTAGATACTTTAGAGGATGTAAAAACGTATGCTTTGCATCCTGCGCACGTAGCAGTAGCCAAAGAATTAATAGGACCTTTCAAGTCAGACAGAGCTTGCGTAGACTATGAATACTAA
- the gyrA gene encoding DNA gyrase subunit A → MVDQDRIIKINIEDEMKSAYIDYSMSVIVSRALPDVRDGFKPVHRRVLFGMNELGNTSDKPYKKSARIVGEVLGKYHPHGDSSVYFAMVRMAQSWSLRYPLVDGQGNFGSIDGDSPAAMRYTEARLSKMAEEMLRDIDKDTVDFQLNFDDTLKEPTVLPTRIPNLLVNGGSGIAVGMATNMPPHNMSEAIDATVAFIDTKGDIDIPGLMQYIKAPDFPTGAYIYGYAGVKDAFETGRGRIVMRGKAEIEHEHNHDKIVVTEIPYLVNKAELIKHIADLVCEKRLDGISNVNDESDRTGMRIVVDVKRDANASVVLNKLYKLTALQSSFSVNNIALVKGRPQMLNLKDMISAFVEHRHEVVIRRTKFELKKAEERAHILEGLIIASDNIDEVIAIIKSSKSPAEALERLMSRFALSEIQAKAIVEMRLRQLTGLEQDKLHAEFEEIEKLISYLNEILANDDLCRKVMKDELLEIKEKYGDARKTEIIYASEELNPEDFYSDDEMIITISHMGYIKRTPLSEFRAQNRGGVGAKGSETRDADFVEYIYPASMHATMMFFTARGKCYWLKVFEIPEGTKNSKGRAIQNLLNIEAGDKVNAFVRVKRLTTDTDFINSHYLLFCTKKGVIKKTLLEAYSRPRQNGVNAITLHEDDGLIQVRMTNGKNEVVIANRNGRAIRFNESAVRVMGRTAAGVRGMTLDANDPTDEVVGMVCVKDNENETILVVSELGYGKRSSIDDYRITNRGGKGVKTINITDKTGKVVDIKNVTNDNDLMIINKSGITIRMKVSDLNVIGRATQGVRLINLEKRNDEIASVCKVMSEPDEVLADDSELIDEEVSNNIQEQSSLFESDAFEEPELDEE, encoded by the coding sequence ATGGTTGATCAAGACAGAATTATTAAGATTAACATAGAAGACGAGATGAAATCGGCATACATTGACTATTCAATGTCTGTTATTGTTTCTCGAGCTCTTCCGGATGTTAGGGATGGTTTTAAACCAGTTCACCGACGTGTACTGTTTGGGATGAATGAATTGGGTAATACGTCCGATAAACCTTATAAAAAATCTGCAAGAATTGTTGGGGAAGTTTTAGGTAAGTACCATCCACACGGAGATTCATCCGTGTATTTTGCAATGGTTCGTATGGCACAGTCGTGGTCGTTACGTTATCCATTGGTAGATGGTCAGGGTAACTTTGGATCAATTGACGGAGATAGTCCGGCTGCAATGCGTTATACGGAAGCCCGTTTAAGCAAGATGGCCGAAGAAATGCTTCGGGATATTGATAAAGATACCGTTGATTTTCAGTTGAACTTTGATGACACACTGAAAGAACCAACTGTATTGCCCACCCGTATTCCAAATTTACTTGTAAACGGGGGGTCAGGGATTGCTGTAGGTATGGCAACAAATATGCCACCTCATAACATGAGCGAAGCTATTGATGCAACAGTTGCATTTATTGACACAAAAGGGGATATAGATATTCCTGGTTTGATGCAGTATATTAAAGCACCTGATTTTCCTACAGGTGCATATATATATGGATACGCAGGCGTTAAAGATGCATTTGAAACAGGTAGGGGTCGTATCGTTATGCGTGGAAAGGCTGAAATCGAACATGAACATAATCATGATAAGATTGTTGTTACAGAAATTCCATATCTTGTAAATAAAGCTGAGTTAATTAAGCATATTGCTGATTTGGTTTGCGAAAAACGATTGGATGGTATTTCAAACGTAAATGACGAATCAGACCGTACCGGAATGCGTATTGTTGTTGATGTTAAGCGAGATGCGAATGCAAGTGTAGTTCTTAATAAACTATACAAACTTACAGCCTTGCAATCTTCTTTCAGTGTAAACAACATTGCGTTAGTGAAAGGTCGTCCGCAAATGCTTAATCTAAAAGATATGATTAGCGCCTTCGTAGAGCATCGCCACGAGGTTGTTATCCGCAGAACGAAGTTTGAATTGAAAAAAGCGGAAGAAAGAGCCCACATTCTGGAAGGATTAATTATTGCTTCTGATAATATTGACGAAGTAATTGCAATTATTAAATCATCGAAAAGTCCTGCAGAAGCATTGGAGCGTTTAATGTCCCGCTTCGCATTGTCGGAGATTCAGGCAAAGGCTATTGTAGAAATGCGTCTTCGCCAGCTTACCGGACTTGAACAGGATAAACTTCATGCAGAATTTGAAGAAATCGAGAAATTAATCTCGTATTTGAATGAAATATTGGCAAATGATGACCTTTGTAGAAAGGTTATGAAGGATGAATTGCTTGAAATAAAAGAGAAATATGGAGATGCCCGTAAAACAGAAATTATTTATGCTTCTGAAGAGCTGAATCCTGAAGATTTCTATTCGGACGACGAAATGATTATTACTATCTCTCATATGGGATATATTAAACGTACGCCGTTAAGCGAATTCCGTGCACAAAACAGAGGTGGCGTAGGAGCTAAGGGATCTGAAACACGTGATGCCGACTTTGTAGAATATATCTATCCTGCATCAATGCATGCCACCATGATGTTCTTTACCGCCAGAGGAAAATGTTACTGGCTCAAAGTATTTGAAATACCTGAAGGTACAAAGAACTCGAAAGGCCGGGCTATTCAAAATCTCTTGAATATTGAAGCAGGAGATAAGGTTAATGCATTTGTTCGCGTAAAACGCTTAACGACTGATACTGATTTTATTAATTCTCACTATTTGTTATTCTGTACAAAGAAGGGGGTTATTAAGAAAACACTTCTTGAAGCTTATTCACGTCCACGTCAGAATGGGGTAAATGCCATAACATTGCACGAAGACGATGGATTGATTCAGGTTAGAATGACAAACGGGAAAAATGAAGTTGTAATCGCAAACCGCAATGGACGCGCTATTCGTTTCAATGAAAGTGCCGTTAGAGTTATGGGACGTACAGCTGCTGGCGTACGTGGTATGACGCTTGATGCAAATGATCCTACCGACGAGGTTGTTGGAATGGTTTGTGTTAAAGACAACGAAAACGAAACCATTCTTGTTGTTTCGGAACTCGGTTATGGAAAACGTTCAAGTATAGATGATTATCGTATTACCAACCGTGGAGGTAAAGGGGTAAAGACCATCAATATTACTGATAAAACAGGAAAAGTGGTTGATATAAAGAACGTAACGAATGATAACGACCTTATGATTATTAACAAATCAGGTATAACCATTCGTATGAAAGTATCAGACTTAAACGTTATTGGTCGTGCAACACAAGGTGTTCGCTTGATAAATCTTGAAAAACGTAACGATGAAATTGCTTCTGTTTGCAAGGTTATGTCCGAACCGGATGAAGTCTTAGCTGATGATTCGGAACTAATTGACGAAGAAGTTTCAAATAACATTCAGGAGCAGTCCAGTTTATTTGAATCTGATGCTTTTGAAGAACCAGAATTAGATGAAGAATAA
- a CDS encoding ATP-dependent Clp protease ATP-binding subunit, with amino-acid sequence MKNNYTKRLFDVLQYSREEAVRLQSNFIGPEHLMLGILRDGDGKAFNMLTDLNANLSLIKRKIEQNIKNISDEGYDNEEIAVTKETERVLRMSMLEARLFKENETGTEHLLLAILKDENNIAAHILKDENIDYKAIYNTLINGTEMKSFDEEFEGLRDGFTDDDDDDDDDNFTGKKDPGRSSSGSQGSAQPKSPNDTPVLDNFGSDMTRAAMENRLDPIVGREKEIERLAQILSRRKKNNPVLIGEPGVGKSAIVEGLALRIVQRKVSRILFDKRVISLDMASVVAGTKYRGQFEERIKAILNELSKNPNIILFIDEIHTIVGAGAASGSMDAANMLKPALARGEIQCIGATTLDEYRKNIEKDGALERRFQKIIVDPTTKEETLQILQNIKDRYEEHHNVIYTPEALKACVSLTDRYISDRNFPDKAIDALDEAGSRVHISNIVVPKNIEDLEKKIEETKAEKVAAVKSQNFELAASFRDKERQYLLQLEAAKTRWEEELHESRETVDEDKVAEVIAMMSGVPVQRIAKAENLKLVEMAEVLKSKVVGQDDAVQKVVKAIQRNRVGLKDPNKPIGTFMFLGPTGVGKTYLAKKLAEYLFDSGDALIRIDMSEYLEKFAVSRLIGAPPGYVGYEEGGQLTEKVRRKPYSVVLLDEIEKAHPDVFNLLLQVLDEGRLTDSLGRQIDFKNTILILTSNIGTRQIKEFGHGVGFNTQVAGETDKDFTRSVIQKALNKAFAPEFLNRIDDVVMFDPLDKESIHKIIDIELDGLYKRVINIGYQLVLTDEAKDFIASKGYDVQFGARPLKRSIQKYLEDEMAEMIIRATVSEGDTIFVDFDKEAQKITTEIRKVNL; translated from the coding sequence ATGAAGAATAATTATACAAAAAGGCTGTTCGATGTCCTTCAATACAGCCGGGAGGAAGCTGTTAGATTACAAAGTAACTTTATTGGTCCGGAGCACCTTATGCTTGGAATCCTCAGGGATGGCGATGGTAAGGCTTTCAATATGCTTACGGACCTTAATGCCAACTTGTCACTCATAAAAAGAAAAATCGAACAAAATATTAAGAATATTAGTGATGAAGGCTATGATAATGAAGAAATAGCCGTTACAAAAGAAACTGAGCGCGTTTTGCGGATGAGTATGCTTGAAGCCAGGCTATTCAAGGAAAATGAAACCGGAACCGAACATTTGCTACTGGCTATTCTTAAAGATGAAAATAATATTGCAGCGCATATTCTTAAAGATGAAAATATAGATTACAAGGCTATATATAACACTTTAATCAACGGAACTGAAATGAAAAGTTTTGATGAAGAGTTTGAAGGATTACGTGATGGTTTTACGGATGATGATGATGACGATGATGATGATAATTTTACAGGGAAAAAAGATCCAGGTCGCTCCTCTTCCGGTTCTCAAGGTTCTGCTCAACCTAAATCGCCCAATGACACGCCTGTATTGGACAATTTTGGTTCTGACATGACAAGAGCTGCCATGGAAAACAGATTGGATCCCATTGTAGGACGAGAAAAAGAAATAGAACGTCTTGCTCAGATTTTAAGTCGTAGAAAAAAGAACAATCCAGTATTAATAGGTGAACCTGGGGTTGGTAAATCAGCAATTGTTGAAGGGTTAGCGTTGCGGATTGTTCAACGTAAGGTGTCTCGTATCTTGTTCGACAAGAGGGTGATAAGCCTTGATATGGCTTCGGTTGTTGCTGGCACAAAGTATCGTGGACAGTTTGAAGAACGTATTAAAGCTATCCTTAATGAATTGTCGAAAAATCCGAATATAATTTTGTTTATAGATGAAATTCATACAATTGTCGGTGCAGGTGCTGCTTCCGGATCTATGGATGCAGCCAATATGCTAAAGCCGGCTTTGGCCAGAGGCGAAATTCAATGTATCGGAGCGACCACGCTGGATGAATATCGTAAGAATATTGAAAAGGACGGAGCGCTGGAAAGACGTTTCCAAAAAATTATTGTAGATCCTACAACAAAAGAAGAAACTTTGCAGATTCTTCAGAACATAAAAGACCGCTATGAAGAACATCATAACGTCATTTATACTCCTGAAGCACTTAAGGCATGTGTTTCACTTACTGACAGGTACATTAGCGATCGTAATTTCCCTGATAAAGCCATTGATGCACTGGATGAAGCAGGATCTCGTGTTCATATTTCAAATATAGTTGTTCCTAAAAATATTGAAGACTTAGAAAAGAAAATCGAAGAAACGAAAGCAGAAAAGGTTGCTGCAGTAAAATCTCAGAATTTTGAACTAGCGGCAAGTTTCCGTGATAAGGAACGTCAATACTTACTTCAATTGGAAGCAGCAAAGACGCGTTGGGAAGAAGAATTGCATGAAAGTCGTGAAACGGTAGATGAAGACAAAGTGGCTGAAGTTATTGCCATGATGTCTGGAGTGCCAGTCCAGCGGATAGCTAAAGCTGAGAATTTAAAGCTGGTTGAAATGGCGGAAGTTCTTAAAAGCAAAGTTGTTGGACAAGATGATGCTGTTCAGAAGGTTGTAAAAGCTATTCAACGTAATCGGGTTGGTTTGAAAGATCCTAATAAACCTATTGGAACCTTTATGTTTTTGGGACCAACCGGCGTTGGTAAAACATATCTTGCTAAAAAACTGGCAGAGTATCTATTTGACTCTGGCGATGCGTTAATTCGTATCGATATGAGTGAATATCTTGAAAAGTTTGCTGTTTCACGCCTGATTGGAGCGCCTCCGGGATACGTTGGATACGAAGAAGGTGGCCAGCTAACAGAAAAAGTTCGTAGAAAACCTTACTCAGTTGTTTTATTGGATGAAATTGAAAAGGCTCATCCGGATGTATTCAACTTGTTGTTGCAGGTGTTAGATGAAGGCCGGTTGACTGACAGTTTGGGCAGACAAATTGATTTTAAGAATACCATTCTGATTCTTACTTCTAATATTGGTACAAGACAAATTAAAGAATTTGGTCATGGCGTTGGTTTTAACACGCAAGTTGCCGGAGAAACCGATAAAGACTTTACACGTAGTGTTATACAAAAAGCGTTGAACAAAGCATTTGCACCTGAATTTTTAAACCGTATTGATGATGTTGTAATGTTTGATCCGTTAGATAAAGAGTCTATTCATAAGATTATTGACATTGAGCTGGACGGTTTATACAAACGTGTCATTAATATTGGATATCAATTGGTTCTTACAGACGAAGCCAAAGACTTCATTGCATCCAAAGGTTATGATGTACAATTTGGCGCCCGTCCTCTGAAGCGATCAATCCAAAAGTATCTGGAAGACGAAATGGCCGAAATGATAATTAGGGCAACAGTAAGCGAAGGAGATACTATTTTTGTAGACTTTGACAAAGAGGCGCAAAAGATAACAACCGAAATTAGAAAAGTGAATTTATAA
- a CDS encoding C-GCAxxG-C-C family protein yields the protein MKSFEIEERVEQAVQNFEAGFNCAQSVFLAYSDVFELDLEMAKRMTVSFGGGVGRMREICGTVSAMAMLAGFKYPVIDTTDQQARTRNYAIVQKMSEIFKSKHQTIICRELMPDSETQSTPAPSIRTTDYYKRRPCSRYVADAARIAGEMLKGELED from the coding sequence ATAAAATCATTTGAAATAGAAGAGCGCGTAGAGCAGGCAGTTCAAAATTTTGAAGCAGGCTTTAATTGTGCTCAATCTGTATTCCTTGCTTATTCGGATGTATTTGAATTAGATCTGGAGATGGCGAAAAGAATGACTGTTTCATTTGGTGGAGGTGTCGGGCGTATGAGGGAAATATGTGGAACAGTTAGTGCCATGGCTATGTTAGCCGGTTTCAAATATCCAGTTATTGATACGACCGACCAGCAAGCCCGAACGAGAAACTATGCTATAGTACAGAAGATGTCAGAAATATTTAAAAGTAAACATCAAACAATTATATGCAGGGAGTTGATGCCTGATTCTGAAACGCAGTCTACTCCCGCCCCATCTATTCGTACGACCGATTATTACAAGCGTCGCCCTTGTTCCAGATATGTTGCTGATGCAGCCCGCATTGCAGGAGAAATGCTTAAGGGTGAACTTGAGGATTAA
- the serB gene encoding phosphoserine phosphatase SerB, which yields MAQTDELILININGADRPGVTAGLTEILAKHDALILDIGQADIHNNLSLGILFQTKGSTSGEILKELLFKSYELGVNIRFNPISEDQYDKWVEMQGKNRYIITMVARKLSARQIAAVTKIVADQGMNIDDIKRLTGRIPLDENARTPKASVEFSVRGTPKDKEKMQSYFMQLSSELEVDISFQEESMFRRMRRLICFDMDSTLIETEVIDELAERAGVGEQVKAITEAAMRGEIDFSESFRQRCALLKGLDVSVMQEIADNLPITEGVDRLMRILKKVGFKIAILSGGFSYFGNYLKQKYNIDYVYANDLEIVDGKLTGNHLGDIVDGKRKAELLRLIAQVENVDLRQTVAVGDGANDLPMISIAGLGIAFHAKPKVKANAKQSISTIGLDGILYFLGYKDSYLDEQM from the coding sequence ATGGCACAAACAGATGAGCTTATATTGATTAACATTAACGGGGCAGATCGTCCGGGTGTAACAGCGGGATTAACTGAAATACTTGCAAAACATGATGCGCTAATTTTAGATATTGGTCAAGCTGATATTCATAACAATCTATCTCTTGGAATATTATTCCAGACAAAAGGAAGCACTTCAGGTGAAATTTTAAAAGAACTTCTTTTTAAAAGTTATGAACTTGGCGTAAATATTCGTTTTAATCCCATATCAGAAGATCAATATGACAAGTGGGTTGAAATGCAGGGGAAAAATCGCTATATAATTACAATGGTGGCAAGAAAACTCTCTGCTCGCCAGATTGCTGCTGTAACTAAAATTGTGGCAGATCAGGGAATGAATATCGATGATATAAAAAGATTGACCGGACGTATTCCTCTTGATGAAAATGCACGTACTCCAAAAGCAAGCGTAGAATTTTCTGTACGCGGAACACCAAAAGATAAAGAGAAAATGCAAAGCTACTTTATGCAACTTTCTTCCGAACTAGAAGTCGATATTTCTTTTCAGGAAGAAAGTATGTTTCGCAGAATGCGCCGTCTTATTTGCTTTGATATGGATTCAACCTTGATAGAAACTGAGGTTATTGATGAATTAGCAGAAAGAGCTGGCGTTGGAGAGCAGGTAAAGGCGATTACCGAGGCAGCAATGAGAGGCGAAATTGATTTTTCTGAAAGTTTTCGTCAGCGTTGTGCTTTACTGAAAGGCCTGGATGTGTCAGTAATGCAGGAAATCGCAGACAACCTTCCCATTACAGAAGGTGTAGATCGATTGATGCGTATTCTTAAAAAAGTAGGTTTTAAAATTGCTATCCTCTCCGGAGGCTTTTCGTACTTTGGAAATTATTTGAAGCAAAAATATAACATCGACTATGTTTATGCCAACGATTTAGAAATAGTTGACGGGAAACTAACCGGAAATCATTTAGGTGATATTGTAGATGGAAAACGTAAAGCTGAATTGCTTCGTTTGATTGCTCAGGTAGAAAACGTTGATCTGCGTCAGACGGTTGCAGTTGGAGATGGAGCAAACGACCTGCCAATGATAAGTATTGCCGGACTTGGAATTGCTTTTCATGCTAAGCCTAAAGTAAAAGCAAATGCCAAACAGTCTATCTCAACAATCGGACTCGATGGAATTCTTTATTTCTTAGGTTATAAGGATTCTTACTTAGACGAACAAATGTAA
- a CDS encoding tetratricopeptide repeat protein, protein MKRLLLTVALCVVASASFAQKKDVNTAQSIVKGTSPDFTEARNLIKGTLENAESKDDPKTWFVAGFIENQQFDAERTKQILGQKPNEPVMYDALLSILPYFEKAYTLDQQPNEKGKVKPKFVKDIKGILGANHIYYINGGAYYFDQKDYKKAYTFFDHYLKISDHEMFKGEAVAARDSNFMTVQFYAAVAATQMQDSKLAISSLENAKKFDYRRNDVYQYLCYEYEQAKDTVSLEKTLEEGLNLFPEEQYYLLSLINNYIYSNRNEKAIEYLNTAIAKTPNNAQLFDVKGRVYETGLKDFAKAEESFKKALEIDPNYTDALSNLGRVYYNQGVNKQGEANMINDTKKYQEELKVAKDFFTKALPYFEKAHQMKPEESEFMIALRGIYYNLDMGDKLKEIEAKMSGQ, encoded by the coding sequence ATGAAACGATTATTATTAACAGTTGCTCTCTGTGTTGTTGCATCGGCTTCTTTTGCTCAGAAAAAAGACGTGAACACTGCTCAGAGTATTGTGAAAGGGACTAGTCCTGACTTCACAGAAGCAAGAAATCTTATCAAAGGTACATTAGAAAACGCTGAATCAAAAGACGATCCTAAAACATGGTTTGTAGCTGGTTTTATTGAGAATCAACAGTTTGATGCAGAAAGAACAAAACAAATTTTGGGACAAAAGCCTAATGAACCTGTAATGTATGATGCATTGTTGAGTATTCTTCCTTATTTTGAAAAGGCTTATACTTTGGATCAGCAACCTAACGAAAAGGGAAAAGTAAAACCTAAATTTGTAAAGGATATTAAGGGTATTTTAGGTGCCAATCATATCTATTATATAAATGGAGGAGCTTATTACTTTGACCAGAAAGATTATAAGAAAGCTTATACTTTCTTTGATCATTATTTGAAAATTTCGGATCACGAAATGTTCAAAGGTGAAGCCGTTGCTGCCAGAGATTCAAACTTTATGACAGTTCAATTTTATGCTGCTGTTGCTGCTACTCAGATGCAGGATTCTAAATTGGCGATCAGTAGCCTTGAAAATGCTAAGAAATTTGATTACAGACGCAATGATGTTTATCAATACCTTTGCTATGAATATGAACAAGCTAAAGATACTGTAAGCTTAGAAAAGACTCTTGAAGAAGGTCTTAACCTCTTCCCTGAAGAACAATATTATCTGTTAAGTCTTATCAACAACTACATTTATTCAAATAGAAACGAAAAAGCTATTGAATATTTGAATACAGCTATTGCTAAAACTCCTAATAACGCTCAGCTGTTCGATGTGAAAGGTCGTGTTTATGAAACAGGTTTAAAAGATTTTGCCAAGGCAGAAGAATCATTTAAAAAAGCTCTTGAAATAGATCCTAATTATACTGATGCTCTTTCAAACTTAGGTCGTGTTTACTACAACCAGGGAGTTAACAAACAAGGAGAAGCAAATATGATTAATGATACTAAAAAGTATCAGGAAGAACTTAAAGTTGCCAAAGACTTCTTTACAAAGGCTCTTCCATACTTCGAAAAAGCTCATCAAATGAAACCTGAAGAATCAGAATTTATGATTGCTTTAAGAGGTATCTATTACAACCTTGACATGGGTGATAAACTAAAAGAAATTGAAGCCAAAATGAGTGGCCAATAA